AGACATCATCTCCGATTTGAAAATCCTGCACATTCGTACCGACAGCTGTTACTGTGCCCGCTGCATCCCATCCTAAAATAAGTGGCAGTTCAAAAGGAAAATCTGCTTGCAACAGTCCTTCCCGTACCTTCCAATCCACGGGATTTACCCCGCTCGCTTTTATTTCAACGAGCAAATCGTCCGACCCGATTGGCTTTGTTGGCAGTTCAATTTCTGTTAACTGTTGGATGTCGCCGTATTGCTTAATGCCAATTCCTCTCATCGAACTTCCCCTTTTCATTCGACTATTTTTCGCAATTGGGTTTCGATGTGACTCTCTCCCCATTCACACATGACATCCAGGACCTTCGACAGTGTCTTGCCGTACTCTGTCAAGTCATACTCGACGCGTGGGGGAACCTGCTGATACACATTGCGGGTGATGATGTTGTCCGCTTCCAATTCGCGCAGTTGCTGCGTTAACATTTTTTGCGTGATGGCAGGCATTGATCGTTTCAGTTCGCTTGTCCGCTTCGTCCCTTTTGCCAACAAGCAGAGGATCACCACTTTCCATTTCCCTCCAATGACCTCCAATGTTGCCTCTACAGGGATATTGTATTTTTCCATGTCCTCCCCTCCTCATATGAAGCTGTAGTCAAACTCGCTCCGGTGAATCGATATGGGCCGGGAAATAAGGCAACACCTCTTGCCCAAGCTCATCGATGACCTCGTCAATGGGACGCTTGCTAGGGAACAGGGCGAAGAACAAATGATTCACGCCGACCTCTTGATACATGGCCAGCAGTTCTAAAAGCATTTTTCTACCGACTCGGTACCCTAATCGAATCGGCGTGACCGACTCATCTGGATTTTCCGCAAGATCCAAGTGAAGAGGCTGAATAAACGGCTTGAATACACCTGGATGATATATCTGGACCAGCTCTCTCCATTCTTGGATGGCATTTGCTTGATTGAATGGATCACGCGGGTAATAAATCCAGCCATCTCCGTTTTGCGCAAACCAGTCCATCGT
This genomic stretch from Brevibacillus sp. DP1.3A harbors:
- a CDS encoding helix-turn-helix domain-containing protein, with the translated sequence MEKYNIPVEATLEVIGGKWKVVILCLLAKGTKRTSELKRSMPAITQKMLTQQLRELEADNIITRNVYQQVPPRVEYDLTEYGKTLSKVLDVMCEWGESHIETQLRKIVE